taaaagtggtaacttgataaattttaaaaagcacATAAATATTGGTAATAAGAAACTCACACGAGAGTTGGCATCCCAAAACTAATTGGTAATTGGAAGAAATATTGACTTAAATAATTGTTAATACAATCATTTAATATTTGATAGATTTAACACATTGACAAGAAATGTAAATAAACTAATGATCTCGAAAGTAATTCGACATCCCGTCACGTTCAAATTGTGCTGATGCCAACAAACCATattagatgaaaagaaaaatatgcagcTCATTCCATTGCCAAGTACATATAGAAATATTTGGTTCCATCCAACCCATTACTATTATCTACTTATCGCTCAGCATCGCTTCATTCTATATGATCCGGTACTGAACCTTTGCTTATAGCCATCTTGGGTTAGGCATGACTTTTGGAAGCCATTATTTGGCTGCGCTTGTTGCGGAAATAGACCACCAGCTTGTCCCTTGGCGGCAAGTTTTCCTTGATCGCAGGGTGCTCAACAAACCTGCCGGTCCATGCCACCATGGCAGGGAACTTTGCCGGGTCAAGGATCTTCATTGAACCGACCTCGTCATAAACGGGCAGCGAGTGAGAGATCCAACCGATTGCAAGGTCCAAGTACCCAATTCCCTCACCACCAAAGAAGGCCTTGCCTTCGATCACTCCCTCAAAGTGTCCCAAAACTTCAGTGGCAAATTCTATggctctttccttttcctctccctCAGAGATCAGAGCAATCCAAGCATTCTTTAAAAGCTGCAGGATCAAAACCAAAGAATTGTTTTAAATCGTCGAGGTACTTATGCAATCGGGCTCAAGTAAAAATTAAGAAGgtgcaaaattttgatttatgtCTGAACTATGAGCATAACTACATTTTGCATCGGGTGCATTTGAGAACCACAGTTGAAGTGCCAGACCAGGCCCTCGAGATTTTCCCTAAAATACTCTGGTGAGAACGTTTGGAAATGGGAACTAATTTGCCTTAGAAATAGCAGATCCTTTTGGCCTCTTCTTCTATTGCTTAGCATACTGAATCCAAATGCAATTTCAGATTAGACTCCCAGGGAAGGCAATGGCATCCATTTGCAATCTCACTCTTGGACAATGGGGGCTTCAAGTGTCAATTTGCGCAATGAAGCAGAATCTAAGACCCAGTAAAATCATCCACAGGAACAGAGTAATTGATAAGCCGCGCTATTACGATCCACACACAACCGTTGAATCTTAAATACAATTCCGAAGGTCAAATCATCAGGAAAACAAGGACAAGCAAAGCTATTCTCTGCACCGAGAAAGGAACAGGTGCAGAATCCGACACTGGGCTTCATTCCATTCTGgacagaggaaagagaaatgcTCCATTATCAATTAGGTCTACCAGCATTCCCCGGCCAAACTACACAATCTTCCCACgatctatcaagaaaaagaggacccgaaaggagaaaaagaaaatttacctGGCCTTCTGCAACTGAAGCCCAGAATCGAGCCATGGCTCTGTCATAAGGATCTTGAGGGAGCAGAGGGCTCTGCTTCCAGGTCTCGTCGATGTACTCGAGGATTAGGAACGACTCGCAGATCACTCTGCCTCCATGGACGAGGACAGGGACTTTCTGGTGAGCAGGGTTGAGCCGCAGAAGCAGAGCGCTCTTGTTGAGGATGTCTTCCTCGATGTAGtcgtaggctatgcccttgagCTTCAATGCCCACTCCACCCTCCACACGAAGGGGCTGACCCAGAGCCCCAAGAGCTTTACTTCCTCTGGGTTCGCCATTCGAGCGTCTAAGGAGATGACTGGCTTTTCTGTGAGCTGCTTGCCGTTGGTGGCGATGGGACTTTGCAAGAAcctttatagagagagagagagagagagagagagagagagaaggagagagatcaaaggcttttcttttctttcttttttagaagttcagtttttatttaaagaaaagcgTTACCCCATTGAAAAACATTACTCACATGTA
This region of Eucalyptus grandis isolate ANBG69807.140 chromosome 8, ASM1654582v1, whole genome shotgun sequence genomic DNA includes:
- the LOC104416097 gene encoding glutathione transferase GST 23, which codes for MANPEEVKLLGLWVSPFVWRVEWALKLKGIAYDYIEEDILNKSALLLRLNPAHQKVPVLVHGGRVICESFLILEYIDETWKQSPLLPQDPYDRAMARFWASVAEGQLLKNAWIALISEGEEKERAIEFATEVLGHFEGVIEGKAFFGGEGIGYLDLAIGWISHSLPVYDEVGSMKILDPAKFPAMVAWTGRFVEHPAIKENLPPRDKLVVYFRNKRSQIMASKSHA